One genomic region from Vicinamibacteria bacterium encodes:
- a CDS encoding pitrilysin family protein — MSEFEATAVPRIEFETYRLANGLRVILHQDRKLPVVHVNLWYHVGSKNEEPGKTGFAHLFEHMMFEGSRNIKGSYISLMERAGANISQGGINGTTNFDRTNYFETVPAGSLEHVLWAESDRMGYLLDAVNQENFDNQRDVVKNERRQSMDNVPYGTAVEGIFRNLFPQGHPYSWHIIGSMEDLENATLDDVHDFFRRYYVPNNCVLTIAGEFEIDEAERLVDRYFSPLRPGQPLGKAIRHEVQLPTHRRIVVHDRVPQERLYLSWPAVAYFERDDAALDLTSTLLADGKNSRLYKRLVYDEQVASEVSAFNYSLEIAGLVGIVATARPGANLDTIEGMLGEEIRRLAKEGPTEDELARVKAGQEFDFLSGLERIGGFGGKADRLAMYQTFLGTPDRFQEDYDRYQRLKARDIRRAAKYYLLKPSLVIAYVPETARHEARTQPDRAAAPPLRSSPPFRVPPVRTQILQNGLTLHVIERHEIPKVSLVLLIKAGATAEPYERSGLASFTAEMLEEGTATRTSLEIEADLDRMGSQLSAAGSREWSAVSLDALKRHLPASLDLMADVVLHPSFPGEELERLRKQRLDGILQERASPGAIAGKAVRKSLFGSRHPYGWPISGNEPSVRELTRTELEQFYFRHYAPTASDLIVVGDIEAAEAVGLVERSLGSWSVEPFGTVEIPPLRPPERTTYFIDRPGAAQSEIRLAMLGPPRDTKDIYVLEVLNTVLGGYFSGRLNSNLREDKGYTYGAFSSVRYARLNSLMLGSASVEISVTREATKELLAEFDALATWRRPPTREEIDLAVENLVRGFAQRFETISHVASEIAELVGFERTQDELQEYADRIAAVTIEDLERAAATYLDTERAILVVVGDRERGAEAVAELEFGAMRNLDVDGEPLEKD; from the coding sequence TTGAGCGAGTTCGAAGCGACTGCCGTACCCCGAATCGAATTCGAGACCTACCGGCTGGCGAACGGCCTGAGAGTGATTCTCCATCAGGACCGCAAGCTCCCCGTGGTTCACGTGAACCTCTGGTATCACGTAGGCTCGAAGAACGAGGAGCCGGGCAAGACCGGCTTCGCCCATCTGTTCGAGCACATGATGTTCGAGGGGTCCCGGAACATCAAAGGCTCCTACATCTCGCTGATGGAGCGGGCCGGGGCCAACATTTCTCAAGGAGGCATCAACGGCACGACGAACTTCGATCGGACGAACTACTTCGAGACGGTGCCCGCCGGTTCGCTGGAGCACGTCCTGTGGGCGGAGTCCGACCGAATGGGATACCTCTTGGATGCCGTCAATCAGGAGAACTTCGACAACCAGCGTGACGTGGTCAAGAACGAGCGGCGTCAGAGCATGGACAACGTTCCCTATGGGACCGCGGTCGAAGGCATATTCCGTAACTTGTTCCCCCAGGGGCACCCCTACTCGTGGCACATCATTGGCAGCATGGAAGACCTGGAGAATGCCACGCTCGACGACGTCCACGATTTCTTCCGCAGGTACTACGTCCCGAACAATTGTGTGCTGACCATCGCGGGCGAGTTCGAGATCGACGAGGCCGAGAGACTCGTCGATCGTTACTTTTCGCCGTTGAGGCCCGGGCAACCCTTGGGGAAGGCCATCCGACACGAAGTTCAGCTCCCGACTCACCGGCGCATCGTCGTGCACGATCGGGTTCCCCAGGAGCGCCTATACCTGAGCTGGCCCGCCGTCGCCTATTTCGAGCGGGACGACGCTGCGCTCGACCTCACATCGACCCTGCTCGCCGACGGCAAGAACTCCCGCCTGTACAAGCGCCTGGTCTATGACGAGCAGGTGGCATCCGAAGTGAGCGCTTTCAACTACAGCCTCGAGATCGCCGGTCTCGTGGGCATCGTCGCCACCGCTCGCCCCGGGGCTAATCTCGACACCATCGAAGGAATGCTCGGCGAAGAGATTCGCCGACTGGCGAAAGAGGGACCCACCGAAGACGAGCTGGCGCGCGTCAAGGCGGGACAGGAGTTCGACTTTCTCTCGGGGCTCGAGCGTATCGGAGGCTTCGGCGGAAAGGCCGACCGCCTGGCGATGTATCAGACGTTTCTCGGGACGCCGGATCGTTTCCAGGAGGACTACGACCGCTACCAGCGTCTCAAGGCGAGAGACATCCGGCGCGCGGCCAAGTACTACCTGTTGAAGCCATCGCTCGTGATCGCCTACGTGCCGGAAACGGCCCGTCACGAGGCCCGCACCCAACCCGATCGCGCCGCCGCGCCACCGCTCAGATCGAGCCCGCCCTTTCGCGTGCCGCCGGTCAGAACGCAGATCCTGCAAAACGGCCTGACCCTTCACGTGATTGAAAGACACGAGATCCCCAAAGTCTCTCTGGTCCTCCTCATCAAGGCGGGGGCGACGGCAGAGCCTTACGAAAGGAGCGGCCTAGCGTCCTTCACCGCGGAGATGCTCGAGGAGGGGACGGCGACCCGAACCTCGCTCGAGATCGAGGCCGATCTCGATCGGATGGGAAGCCAGCTCTCGGCGGCCGGAAGCCGTGAATGGAGCGCGGTATCGCTCGACGCCCTGAAGCGTCACTTGCCCGCTTCCCTGGATCTCATGGCCGACGTCGTGCTGCATCCGAGCTTTCCTGGTGAAGAGCTCGAGCGACTCAGGAAGCAGAGGCTCGACGGGATTCTTCAGGAGCGCGCGAGTCCGGGTGCCATCGCGGGAAAGGCGGTTCGGAAGTCCCTGTTCGGGAGCCGACACCCCTACGGTTGGCCCATCTCGGGAAACGAGCCGTCGGTTCGCGAGCTGACGCGAACCGAGCTCGAGCAGTTCTACTTTCGTCACTATGCGCCGACCGCAAGCGACCTGATCGTCGTGGGCGATATCGAGGCCGCCGAGGCCGTAGGTCTGGTGGAACGATCTCTTGGAAGCTGGAGCGTGGAGCCCTTCGGAACCGTCGAGATACCGCCACTCCGACCGCCGGAGCGGACGACCTACTTCATCGACCGCCCGGGCGCGGCGCAATCGGAGATCCGACTCGCCATGCTCGGACCTCCGAGAGACACGAAAGACATCTACGTGCTCGAGGTTTTGAACACGGTGCTCGGGGGTTATTTCTCCGGTCGACTCAACTCGAATCTCAGGGAAGACAAGGGATATACCTACGGAGCCTTTTCCTCGGTTCGCTACGCGCGCCTGAACAGCCTGATGCTGGGATCGGCGTCGGTCGAAATCTCGGTGACGCGCGAGGCGACGAAGGAGCTACTCGCAGAGTTCGACGCCCTCGCCACCTGGCGGCGTCCTCCGACGCGCGAAGAGATCGATCTCGCGGTCGAGAACCTCGTTCGCGGCTTCGCCCAACGTTTCGAGACGATCTCCCACGTCGCCAGCGAGATAGCGGAGTTGGTCGGGTTCGAGCGCACGCAGGATGAGCTGCAGGAATACGCGGATCGAATCGCCGCGGTCACCATCGAGGATCTCGAGCGTGCGGCAGCGACGTATCTCGACACCGAGCGGGCCATTCTGGTCGTCGTGGGTGACCGCGAGAGAGGCGCCGAGGCCGTGGCCGAGCTCGAGTTCGGTGCGATGAGGAACCTGGACGTCGATGGCGAGCCTCTCGAGAAGGACTGA
- a CDS encoding site-2 protease family protein, which yields MPEVTIDTLTLGLVWFVVFLFSTTCHEAAHALVARMGGDTTAANQVTLNPTPHVQREPFGMVVVPLVSYLLGGWMIGWASAPYNPEWAYRYPHRAARMALAGPAANFLLMLIGALIIRIGLAIEWFQPPASVHYTRITEAVDPSGVGSLIAVFASVLFLLNLLLGTFNLLPVPPLDGNAGITIFMSESGARNFMSLSHQQGFGMMGILIAWVVFGRIFDVVFTVALNVLYFPIVSYG from the coding sequence ATGCCCGAAGTGACCATCGACACCTTGACGCTCGGTCTCGTGTGGTTCGTGGTGTTCTTGTTCTCGACGACCTGCCACGAGGCGGCACACGCGCTCGTGGCTCGAATGGGCGGGGACACGACCGCGGCGAATCAAGTAACGCTCAACCCCACACCCCACGTGCAGCGCGAGCCCTTCGGGATGGTGGTGGTGCCGCTCGTTTCCTATCTCCTCGGGGGATGGATGATCGGTTGGGCGAGCGCACCCTACAATCCGGAGTGGGCCTACCGTTACCCTCACCGAGCGGCAAGAATGGCCCTCGCGGGTCCCGCAGCGAACTTCTTGCTCATGCTCATCGGGGCTCTCATCATCCGCATCGGGCTTGCGATCGAATGGTTCCAGCCTCCGGCAAGCGTGCACTACACGCGCATCACCGAGGCGGTGGACCCTTCGGGGGTCGGCTCCCTCATCGCCGTCTTCGCCAGCGTTCTGTTTCTTCTCAACCTGCTCCTGGGCACCTTCAATCTTCTTCCGGTTCCGCCCCTGGATGGAAACGCGGGCATCACTATCTTCATGAGCGAATCGGGCGCCCGCAACTTCATGTCTCTTTCCCACCAACAGGGTTTCGGCATGATGGGGATCCTGATTGCCTGGGTCGTGTTTGGAAGGATCTTCGACGTCGTCTTTACCGTGGCCCTGAACGTCCTCTACTTCCCTATCGTGAGTTACGGGTAG